A section of the Delphinus delphis chromosome 1, mDelDel1.2, whole genome shotgun sequence genome encodes:
- the POLR3GL gene encoding DNA-directed RNA polymerase III subunit RPC7-like isoform X1, which yields MLGSAPCSRSFKWADLPPRLLQDWPGELTNGELWEADLERQQLEEDQQISSWLRRVFRVGEGQQVFPIGCLNPQAPSIMASRGGGRGRGRGQLTFSMEAVGIGKGDALPPPTLQPSPLFPPLEFRPVPLPSGEEGEYVLALKQELRGAMRQLPYFIRPAVPKRDVERYSDKYQMSGPIDNAIDWNPDWRRLPRELKIRVRKLQKERTTILLPKRPPKTTEDKEETIQKLETLEKKEEEVTSEEDEEKEEEEEKEEEEEEEYDEEEHEEETDYIMSYFDNGEDFGGDSDDNMDEAIY from the exons CTTCAAGTGGGCGGACCTCCCTCCTCGGCTTCTCCAAGATTGGCCGGGAGAACTCACCAATGGGGAGCTCTGGGAGGCGGACCTAGAACGCCAACAGCTTGAGGAAGACCAGCAAATTTCAAGTTGGCTGCGGCGTGTTTTCCgcgtgggggaggggcagcag GTTTTTCCTATTGGATGTCTGAATCCCCAGGCCCCCTCCATCATGGCCAGCCGGGGTGGGGGCCGGGGTCGTGGCCGTGGCCAGTTGACCTTCAGCATGGAGGCTGTGGGCATTGGAAAGGGGGATGCtttgcccccacccaccctgcagcCTTCTCCACTCTTCCCT CCCTTGGAGTTCCGCCCAGTGCCTCTGCCctcaggagaggaaggggagtaTGTCCTGGCACTGAAGCAGGAGCTTCGAGGGGCCATGAGGCAGCTCCCCTACTTCATCCGGCCTGCTGTCCCCAAGAGAG ATGTGGAGCGTTACTCAGACAAATATCAGATGTCAGGGCCGATTGACAACGCCATAGATTGGAACCCTG ATTGGCGACGTCTACCCCGGGAGCTAAAGATCCGAGTACGGAAGCTACAGAAGGAGC GGACCACCATTCTACTCCCCAAGAGGCCCCCTAAGACCACAGAAGATAAGGAGGAGACAATACAGAAACTAGAG ACcctggagaagaaggaagaagaagtgACTTCAGAGGAAgatgaggagaaagaagaagaagaagagaaggaagaggaagaagaagaggagtaTGATGAAGAAGAGCATGAAGAG gaAACTGATTACATCATGTCATATTTTGACAATGGAGAGGACTTTGGGGGTGACAGTGATGACAATATGGATGAGGCTATATACTGA
- the POLR3GL gene encoding DNA-directed RNA polymerase III subunit RPC7-like isoform X2, with protein sequence MLGSAPCSRSFKWADLPPRLLQDWPGELTNGELWEADLERQQLEEDQQISSWLRRVFRVGEGQQPLEFRPVPLPSGEEGEYVLALKQELRGAMRQLPYFIRPAVPKRDVERYSDKYQMSGPIDNAIDWNPDWRRLPRELKIRVRKLQKERTTILLPKRPPKTTEDKEETIQKLETLEKKEEEVTSEEDEEKEEEEEKEEEEEEEYDEEEHEEETDYIMSYFDNGEDFGGDSDDNMDEAIY encoded by the exons CTTCAAGTGGGCGGACCTCCCTCCTCGGCTTCTCCAAGATTGGCCGGGAGAACTCACCAATGGGGAGCTCTGGGAGGCGGACCTAGAACGCCAACAGCTTGAGGAAGACCAGCAAATTTCAAGTTGGCTGCGGCGTGTTTTCCgcgtgggggaggggcagcag CCCTTGGAGTTCCGCCCAGTGCCTCTGCCctcaggagaggaaggggagtaTGTCCTGGCACTGAAGCAGGAGCTTCGAGGGGCCATGAGGCAGCTCCCCTACTTCATCCGGCCTGCTGTCCCCAAGAGAG ATGTGGAGCGTTACTCAGACAAATATCAGATGTCAGGGCCGATTGACAACGCCATAGATTGGAACCCTG ATTGGCGACGTCTACCCCGGGAGCTAAAGATCCGAGTACGGAAGCTACAGAAGGAGC GGACCACCATTCTACTCCCCAAGAGGCCCCCTAAGACCACAGAAGATAAGGAGGAGACAATACAGAAACTAGAG ACcctggagaagaaggaagaagaagtgACTTCAGAGGAAgatgaggagaaagaagaagaagaagagaaggaagaggaagaagaagaggagtaTGATGAAGAAGAGCATGAAGAG gaAACTGATTACATCATGTCATATTTTGACAATGGAGAGGACTTTGGGGGTGACAGTGATGACAATATGGATGAGGCTATATACTGA